Proteins from a genomic interval of Candidatus Hinthialibacter antarcticus:
- a CDS encoding HAD-IIA family hydrolase, whose protein sequence is MMTRGYLIDMDGVIYRGSELIPGSDKFINELTKQNIPFLFLTNNSQRTRRDVATKIQRMGINVTEKHIYTCADATAHFLAQQKPNGTAYVIGEGGLLQALHSVGYSIVDHDPDYVVVGEGRTFNMEMIEAAVRMIMKGSKLIATNIDPNCPTQNGLRPGCGAIVAMLEKATGFEAFSVGKPSPIMMRAARKEMGLTAGQTTMIGDTMETDILGGVLMGYRTALVLSGGTKKEDLVKYAYRPDIVINSVVDLLEVELRERSAA, encoded by the coding sequence ATGATGACTCGCGGATATCTAATCGACATGGACGGCGTGATCTATCGCGGCAGCGAATTGATCCCCGGTTCAGACAAGTTCATAAACGAACTGACCAAACAAAACATTCCGTTTTTATTCTTGACCAATAACAGCCAACGCACCCGGCGTGACGTTGCGACAAAAATACAGCGTATGGGAATCAACGTAACCGAAAAGCACATCTATACCTGCGCGGATGCGACCGCACATTTTCTGGCGCAACAAAAACCCAATGGCACCGCTTACGTCATCGGTGAAGGCGGGCTATTGCAAGCGCTGCACAGCGTGGGCTATTCCATCGTTGACCACGACCCTGACTACGTCGTCGTCGGTGAAGGCCGTACCTTCAACATGGAAATGATCGAAGCGGCTGTGCGCATGATTATGAAAGGCTCCAAACTGATCGCGACTAACATCGACCCCAACTGCCCAACCCAAAATGGACTACGCCCCGGTTGCGGCGCCATCGTCGCCATGCTGGAAAAAGCTACCGGCTTCGAAGCGTTCAGCGTCGGCAAACCCAGCCCCATCATGATGCGCGCTGCGCGGAAAGAAATGGGCCTCACCGCCGGACAAACCACCATGATCGGCGATACCATGGAAACCGATATCCTTGGCGGCGTCTTGATGGGCTACCGCACGGCGCTGGTTCTCAGCGGCGGAACCAAAAAAGAAGACCTGGTCAAATACGCTTACCGCCCTGACATTGTGATTAACTCCGTTGTCGATCTGCTCGAAGTAGAACTTCGCGAACGCAGCGCGGCTTGA
- a CDS encoding phosphonoacetaldehyde hydrolase, with protein sequence MDLVFRRSYVGPLKAAIFDWAGTTVDYGCFAPAVVFQEVYKKHGVDISMAQAREPMGAAKRLHIKMISQMETIAAAWQAAHGSPCSEADIDVMYQEFIPMQLKCILDYNDLIPGTNECMHLLRNRGMKIGATTGYNGAMMKAVADDAKLRGYEPDLSVCADDVPAGRPSPWMAIKAAMELEVYPFEAIVKVGDTVPDIDEGVNGGMWSVGVVTSGNEIGMTPQEIRMADPCAFKAKHAKASLKLAQAGAHYVIDSIADLMPVIDDINARLARGEKP encoded by the coding sequence ATGGATTTGGTTTTTCGCCGTTCGTATGTCGGGCCGCTGAAAGCGGCAATCTTTGATTGGGCCGGGACCACGGTCGACTATGGTTGTTTTGCTCCGGCGGTCGTGTTTCAGGAAGTCTACAAAAAACACGGCGTTGATATTTCAATGGCGCAGGCGCGCGAACCGATGGGCGCCGCTAAACGCTTGCACATCAAAATGATTTCACAAATGGAAACCATCGCCGCCGCCTGGCAGGCCGCGCATGGTTCGCCCTGCAGCGAAGCGGACATTGATGTGATGTACCAGGAATTCATTCCCATGCAGCTCAAGTGCATTCTTGACTATAACGACCTCATCCCCGGGACGAACGAGTGCATGCACCTGTTGCGCAATCGCGGCATGAAGATTGGCGCAACCACTGGATACAACGGCGCCATGATGAAAGCCGTCGCCGATGACGCCAAACTGCGCGGCTATGAGCCTGACTTGTCGGTCTGCGCGGATGACGTCCCTGCAGGGCGCCCCTCGCCTTGGATGGCGATCAAAGCGGCGATGGAATTAGAGGTCTATCCGTTCGAAGCCATCGTCAAAGTGGGCGACACCGTGCCCGACATCGACGAAGGCGTCAACGGCGGCATGTGGTCGGTCGGCGTGGTCACCAGCGGAAACGAAATCGGCATGACCCCGCAAGAAATCCGCATGGCGGACCCATGCGCGTTCAAAGCCAAACACGCCAAAGCCTCGCTGAAACTGGCGCAAGCAGGCGCTCATTATGTAATCGACAGCATCGCCGACCTGATGCCCGTCATCGACGACATTAACGCCCGACTCGCCCGTGGAGAAAAACCTTAA
- a CDS encoding 2-aminoethylphosphonate--pyruvate transaminase, whose translation MLPIDGWKDKILFTPGPLTTSRTVKQAMLKDLGSRDFAFIETVRELRTELLRLGQVEGKGYEAIPMQGSGTFGLESVLATGVPPDGKLLVVINGAYGKRIAQMAKTLKIETSVLEYPEDQTPVVADVAKALDDDPAISMVEMVSCETTTGIFNPVEEIGVVCKERGKVYFVDAMSSFGAVPLDIAKANIDYLVSSANKCIEGVPGFSFVIAKKETLIKTEGWARSMSFDLLAQWKGLEANGQFRFTPPTHTILAFRQALRELEQEGGVEGRGARYRNNYETLVAGMRAMGFVEYLKPELQGYIITSFRFPAHPNFDFNRFYELLNEKDQVIYPGKVSNADCFRIGNIGRICAADVKTLLASIQETMKEMNIELPLKG comes from the coding sequence ATGCTACCCATTGATGGTTGGAAAGATAAAATTTTATTCACGCCCGGCCCGTTAACGACCAGCCGGACGGTCAAGCAAGCGATGCTGAAAGATTTAGGCTCGCGTGATTTTGCGTTTATCGAAACCGTACGTGAATTGCGCACTGAATTGCTTCGCTTAGGCCAAGTTGAAGGCAAAGGCTACGAAGCCATCCCCATGCAAGGCAGCGGGACATTCGGTTTGGAATCCGTGCTGGCGACAGGCGTCCCGCCGGACGGGAAGTTATTGGTCGTCATCAACGGCGCCTACGGAAAGCGCATCGCCCAAATGGCGAAGACGCTCAAGATCGAAACCAGCGTTTTAGAATACCCCGAAGATCAAACACCAGTCGTTGCGGACGTCGCGAAAGCGCTCGACGACGACCCGGCGATATCAATGGTCGAAATGGTTTCCTGCGAAACCACTACGGGAATCTTCAACCCCGTTGAAGAAATCGGGGTGGTTTGCAAAGAACGCGGCAAAGTATATTTCGTCGACGCAATGAGCAGTTTCGGCGCCGTACCATTAGATATTGCCAAAGCGAACATTGATTACCTGGTGTCATCGGCGAACAAGTGCATCGAAGGCGTGCCGGGATTTTCGTTCGTCATTGCCAAAAAAGAAACGCTGATTAAAACCGAAGGCTGGGCGCGCAGCATGAGCTTTGACCTGCTGGCGCAATGGAAAGGCCTTGAAGCCAATGGGCAGTTTCGCTTCACGCCGCCGACCCATACCATCCTCGCGTTTCGCCAAGCATTAAGAGAACTCGAACAAGAAGGCGGCGTCGAAGGACGCGGCGCCCGTTACCGTAATAACTACGAAACCTTAGTCGCAGGAATGCGCGCGATGGGTTTTGTGGAATATCTGAAACCGGAACTGCAAGGCTATATTATTACGTCGTTCCGCTTTCCGGCGCATCCAAATTTTGATTTCAACCGCTTCTATGAATTGCTGAATGAAAAAGACCAGGTGATTTATCCCGGCAAAGTCAGCAACGCCGACTGTTTCCGCATCGGCAACATCGGGCGTATTTGCGCGGCGGACGTAAAAACGCTGCTGGCGTCGATTCAAGAAACCATGAAAGAAATGAATATAGAGTTACCCCTGAAAGGGTAA
- a CDS encoding PhoPQ-activated protein PqaA family protein, with amino-acid sequence MMSRGSFYTVGWKLSLCVGILMIGFCVQAAEKASGALDAYVEKEDGKFAWEIHETAKLDGVTVYDLTLTSQQWREYLWKHQLTLFVPDKMLSGKTALLFVTGGSIKNGVVNRSSLTGGDAERFSQLAMACGAPAAVLKQTPNQPLFGDMHEDEIISHTFDQYLKSNDPEWPLLLPMVKSAVKAMDALTELSKKEMKEPIEKFVISGGSKRGWTTWLTGAYDSTHEKRVAAIAPMVIDVLNMKPQMDYQLVAWDEYSVQIQDYTEKGIQQKMSTDEGADLLAIVDPYYYRDRLTMPKLIFIGCNDPYWPVDAIKFYWDDLKGEKYIHYVPNAGHDLGGGEQAIRALAGFFAETAHGKKHPKVEWKLTTGDGKAGLTVSSEAPAQAIRVWFATSSDRDFRNNLWQSQKMKADSYTTTIPIPYPKKGYLAAYGEVEFQSEASGEYTKTTRMFVFDANGSVD; translated from the coding sequence ATGATGTCTCGAGGATCGTTTTATACTGTTGGTTGGAAGTTAAGCCTATGCGTAGGGATTCTGATGATTGGATTTTGCGTACAAGCCGCGGAGAAAGCGTCCGGCGCACTCGACGCTTACGTTGAAAAAGAAGACGGGAAATTTGCCTGGGAAATTCATGAGACCGCGAAGTTAGACGGTGTTACGGTTTATGACTTGACTCTAACCTCGCAACAATGGCGCGAGTATCTCTGGAAACATCAACTGACCTTGTTCGTTCCAGACAAAATGCTTTCCGGCAAAACCGCGTTGCTTTTTGTTACCGGCGGTTCCATCAAAAACGGCGTCGTCAATCGCAGCTCGCTAACAGGCGGGGACGCGGAGCGATTTTCTCAACTGGCGATGGCCTGCGGAGCGCCAGCCGCTGTGTTGAAACAAACGCCCAATCAGCCATTGTTTGGGGATATGCATGAAGACGAAATTATTTCACATACGTTTGACCAATATTTAAAGTCAAACGATCCCGAATGGCCGTTGCTCTTGCCGATGGTAAAAAGCGCCGTCAAAGCAATGGACGCATTAACGGAATTGTCGAAGAAGGAAATGAAAGAGCCAATTGAAAAATTTGTCATATCCGGCGGTTCAAAACGGGGTTGGACCACCTGGCTCACCGGCGCCTATGATAGCACCCATGAAAAACGCGTCGCCGCCATCGCCCCCATGGTGATTGACGTATTAAACATGAAACCACAGATGGATTATCAACTCGTTGCGTGGGACGAATACAGCGTTCAAATTCAGGACTACACCGAAAAAGGCATTCAGCAAAAGATGTCGACCGATGAAGGCGCCGATCTATTGGCCATCGTTGACCCGTATTACTACCGGGACCGATTGACCATGCCGAAATTGATCTTCATTGGCTGCAACGATCCTTACTGGCCGGTTGACGCCATCAAATTTTATTGGGACGACTTAAAGGGCGAAAAGTATATTCACTATGTCCCCAACGCTGGACACGATCTTGGCGGCGGCGAACAAGCCATCCGGGCGCTTGCGGGATTTTTTGCGGAAACCGCGCACGGCAAAAAACATCCGAAGGTCGAATGGAAACTGACCACTGGCGACGGCAAAGCAGGCTTAACGGTTTCTTCTGAAGCACCTGCTCAAGCGATTCGCGTCTGGTTCGCTACGTCAAGCGACCGCGATTTCCGCAACAACTTGTGGCAGTCGCAGAAAATGAAAGCGGATTCGTATACAACGACGATCCCGATTCCCTACCCCAAAAAAGGCTATCTGGCGGCCTATGGCGAAGTCGAATTTCAAAGCGAAGCAAGCGGCGAGTATACCAAGACGACCCGCATGTTTGTGTTTGACGCCAACGGCTCCGTCGACTAA
- a CDS encoding methyltransferase domain-containing protein — translation MNTIQFRIGYFVLSLILCLAVAAQEKHQYNPEQFEKGERSEWQQVDKVIEALQLKPGMRVADIGGGSGYFSRPIAKAVGEKGVVYICDLAVNLMEFLQDKAKEENLHNIVTVLAAMDRPMLPPKSVDLIFFCNTNHHLSNRVEYYQGLHSLLRDGGRIAVVDWNKKDQKVGPPASHNHARVDMISEMKEAGFIVAREETFLDYQYFVFFEPAK, via the coding sequence ATGAATACCATTCAATTTCGCATTGGATACTTTGTGCTTTCGTTGATTCTTTGTTTAGCCGTCGCTGCGCAAGAGAAGCACCAGTACAACCCCGAGCAGTTTGAAAAAGGTGAGCGCAGTGAATGGCAACAAGTTGACAAAGTGATCGAGGCCTTGCAACTCAAGCCAGGGATGCGCGTTGCCGACATTGGCGGCGGGTCGGGATATTTCTCGCGTCCAATTGCAAAAGCGGTCGGAGAAAAAGGCGTCGTGTATATCTGTGACCTGGCGGTCAACCTGATGGAGTTTCTTCAAGACAAAGCCAAAGAAGAAAACCTACATAATATCGTCACGGTGTTGGCCGCGATGGACCGACCCATGCTACCGCCGAAAAGCGTTGACCTGATTTTCTTTTGCAACACCAATCATCACTTGAGCAACCGGGTGGAATACTACCAGGGGCTGCATTCTCTGCTGCGAGACGGCGGACGCATCGCGGTGGTTGATTGGAACAAGAAAGACCAGAAGGTCGGCCCGCCTGCAAGCCACAATCACGCGAGAGTAGACATGATTTCTGAAATGAAAGAGGCAGGCTTTATTGTCGCTCGAGAAGAAACATTTTTGGACTATCAATACTTTGTCTTCTTTGAACCAGCGAAGTAG
- a CDS encoding aspartate aminotransferase family protein: MKKDNDIAHLKSEGDLNLGQRRQTWQDDHLDDETRQWLQRDADCFLHQSLSTPCLNMLSGCEGLSIEDMQGRQYMDFHGNNVHQVGFSHPRVIDAIKKQLDDMPFCTRRYSNIPAIELAEKLTALAPGDLNRVLFAPGGTAAIGMALKLARAATGRHKTVSMWDSFHGASLDAISVGGEAIFRSNIGPLMPGGEHVPPPDEYHCIWGCEGKCNLKCADYIEYVLEKEGDVAAVIAETVRCTPFIPPKEYWQAVRAACDKHGALLILDEIPTCLGRTGKMFVVEHFDIVPDMLVIGKGLGGGIFPLAALLAREELNVSSKIALGHYTHEKNPVACAAAKAAIDVIEEEKLCENALTVGEHALKRMRSMMDKHPLIGDVRGLGLLLGIELVKDRATKEKAADEAEAIMYKALSKGLSFKLTMSSVLTLTPALTITIEEMDKALDIIEECLVEVERGEF; the protein is encoded by the coding sequence ATGAAAAAAGATAACGACATCGCGCATTTGAAATCTGAAGGCGACCTCAATCTGGGCCAGCGGCGCCAGACATGGCAAGACGACCACCTGGATGACGAGACGCGCCAATGGTTGCAGCGCGATGCGGATTGCTTCTTGCACCAATCGCTTTCGACGCCCTGCCTCAACATGCTAAGCGGATGTGAAGGCCTTTCGATTGAAGACATGCAAGGCCGACAGTACATGGACTTCCACGGCAATAACGTCCATCAGGTCGGCTTTAGCCATCCCCGCGTGATCGACGCGATCAAGAAGCAACTCGATGACATGCCGTTTTGTACGCGGCGGTATTCAAACATCCCTGCCATTGAACTGGCCGAAAAACTCACCGCGCTGGCGCCGGGCGACCTCAACCGCGTCTTGTTTGCGCCGGGCGGTACGGCGGCGATTGGCATGGCGCTGAAGTTGGCGCGCGCCGCAACCGGACGACATAAAACCGTTTCGATGTGGGACTCGTTTCACGGCGCCTCGCTGGATGCGATCTCGGTGGGCGGCGAGGCAATTTTCCGGTCGAATATCGGCCCGCTGATGCCGGGCGGCGAGCACGTTCCTCCGCCGGACGAGTATCATTGCATTTGGGGCTGCGAGGGAAAATGCAACCTGAAATGCGCTGACTATATTGAGTACGTCCTTGAAAAAGAAGGCGACGTGGCAGCGGTCATCGCCGAGACGGTGCGCTGTACGCCGTTTATCCCGCCGAAAGAATACTGGCAGGCAGTCCGCGCCGCTTGCGACAAGCACGGCGCGTTGTTGATCCTGGATGAAATCCCTACGTGCCTAGGGCGCACCGGAAAAATGTTTGTCGTCGAACATTTCGACATCGTTCCTGACATGCTGGTCATCGGTAAAGGACTGGGCGGCGGCATCTTCCCGTTGGCGGCGCTGCTGGCGCGTGAGGAACTCAACGTCTCATCAAAAATTGCGTTGGGGCATTATACGCATGAAAAAAACCCGGTCGCCTGCGCCGCCGCCAAAGCGGCGATTGATGTGATCGAAGAAGAGAAACTTTGCGAAAACGCGCTCACTGTCGGCGAACATGCGTTGAAGCGTATGCGCTCCATGATGGACAAGCACCCGCTGATCGGCGACGTACGAGGGCTGGGTCTGCTGCTTGGAATCGAACTGGTCAAAGACCGGGCGACCAAAGAAAAAGCGGCGGACGAAGCCGAAGCGATTATGTACAAAGCGCTTTCCAAAGGGCTGAGTTTTAAACTCACCATGAGCAGCGTATTGACGCTCACGCCCGCGTTGACCATCACCATCGAAGAGATGGACAAAGCGCTCGACATCATCGAAGAATGTTTGGTCGAAGTGGAACGCGGCGAGTTTTAG